GAGTAAATCTCTTTGAATCATTTCAAAGCCTTTAAGGTTTGATGATTCTTTTTCTTTTTGTAATGCGAGATCAAAATTATCTAAAATCGGCAGTAAACTTTTCGCAAACTCAGCGTTTGCGAACTTACGTTCTTTAATACGCTCATCATTCATACGACGTTTAAAGTTTTGAAGTTCTGCCTGATTGCGCAGCATTTTTTCTTTCATCGCCTCAACTTCAAGTTTTAAGGCTTCAATTTCTTCATCTTTTTGTTTCTTAGTTTGTTTTTTGCTTTTTTTCTCTGGTTCTTTTTTAGCGTCCGCTTTTTCTTCTAAAATTTCAGCTTCGCCTTCTTC
This sequence is a window from Methanocalculus natronophilus. Protein-coding genes within it:
- a CDS encoding nucleotide exchange factor GrpE, yielding MEDKKQVNPEEETVNEEVKEEGEAEILEEKADAKKEPEKKSKKQTKKQKDEEIEALKLEVEAMKEKMLRNQAELQNFKRRMNDERIKERKFANAEFAKSLLPILDNFDLALQKEKESSNLKGFEMIQRDLL